AGTGCCGGATGGTGGAAATGAAGAGGGAACATTTATAGAAATAGCCGAAAAGAGCATTCTCTGGATGAAAATTAAAGTTAAGGGTAAACAAGTTCATGCCAGCATGCCTGGATTGGGATTAAATGCTCATCGTGTTGCTCTTGATTATGCAAAAGAGCTTGACGAGTTTCTCCATGAGAAGTATAACGCAAGAGATGAGCTTTTTGATCCACCAGAGAGCACTTTCGAACCCACAATGGGAGGTAATCCAAGCGATGCACCAAACATTGCTCCGGGGGAGCATGAGGTGGTTTTTGATTGTAGAGTCTTACCCCAATACAAGTTGGATGATGTTTTGAGTGATGCCCAGGAGTTTGCTAAAAGAGTGGAGGAAAAGTACAAGAAAGAAATTAAGGGAGAAATCTTGCCAAAAATAGAAGTAGGAGTCTTACAAAGGCTTGATGCCCCAGTCCCAACTCCTAAGGACAGTGAGATTGTCAAACTTCTCCAGAAGGCAATAAAAGAGCTTAGA
This genomic stretch from Caldisericia bacterium harbors:
- a CDS encoding M20/M25/M40 family metallo-hydrolase, yielding VPDGGNEEGTFIEIAEKSILWMKIKVKGKQVHASMPGLGLNAHRVALDYAKELDEFLHEKYNARDELFDPPESTFEPTMGGNPSDAPNIAPGEHEVVFDCRVLPQYKLDDVLSDAQEFAKRVEEKYKKEIKGEILPKIEVGVLQRLDAPVPTPKDSEIVKLLQKAIKELRGKDTKIGGIGGGTFAAYFRKLGIPAVVWATLDETAHQPNEYAKIDNMVEDAKVMAALTLL